A window of Verrucomicrobiia bacterium contains these coding sequences:
- the ispH gene encoding 4-hydroxy-3-methylbut-2-enyl diphosphate reductase: MRVIKAEHLGMCFGVRDAIALALRENAAAPLTILGDLVHNETVLADLRAQGVRLQSFDEDIATANVLITAHGASQRAVERLHRRGLNVLEATCPLVRFAHDAILQLAASGFHPVIIGQRDHVEVRGLTGDLDNFDVILDENDLAKLGEHPRLGVAAQTTQPQNKVEKLVAQIRERFPDSEVRFIDTVCRPTKQRQNAAVELARRCEVVIVIGGAQSNNTRELVATCRRYCLRVHHVKNAHDLRAEWFTDAQLAGLTAGTSTPDATVDEVEQWLKNFSAQVLTKNPPQLETIL, encoded by the coding sequence ATGCGAGTTATTAAAGCTGAACATCTCGGAATGTGTTTTGGGGTGCGCGATGCCATTGCGCTTGCCCTGCGCGAAAACGCCGCCGCGCCGCTGACCATTCTCGGTGATCTCGTCCACAATGAAACCGTCCTCGCCGATTTGCGCGCGCAAGGTGTTCGTCTCCAATCGTTCGACGAGGACATCGCGACCGCAAATGTTCTCATCACCGCTCACGGAGCCTCGCAACGCGCGGTTGAACGATTGCATCGCCGCGGTTTGAACGTGCTCGAAGCCACTTGCCCGCTCGTCCGATTCGCCCACGATGCCATCCTGCAACTCGCGGCCAGCGGCTTCCACCCGGTGATCATTGGCCAGCGCGACCACGTCGAAGTGCGCGGTCTCACCGGTGATCTGGATAACTTCGATGTAATTCTCGACGAAAACGATCTCGCAAAACTTGGTGAGCATCCGCGCCTCGGCGTCGCCGCGCAAACCACCCAACCGCAGAACAAAGTCGAGAAACTTGTCGCGCAAATTCGCGAGCGTTTTCCTGATTCCGAAGTGCGGTTCATTGACACTGTTTGCCGCCCCACCAAGCAACGCCAAAACGCCGCCGTCGAACTCGCGCGCCGATGCGAGGTCGTCATCGTCATCGGCGGCGCGCAAAGCAATAACACCCGCGAACTTGTCGCTACTTGCCGCCGTTATTGCTTGCGTGTCCACCATGTGAAAAACGCGCACGATCTCCGTGCGGAATGGTTCACGGATGCGCAGCTTGCCGGCCTCACCGCGGGCACTTCCACACCGGATGCGACCGTGGATGAAGTCGAACAGTGGCTGAAAAATTTCTCTGCCCAAGTCCTCACGAAAAATCCACCACAACTTGAAACCATCTTATGA
- a CDS encoding ABC transporter permease: MKKELGIFILLVVLCGVTAGMNPRFLSAANLSNMANIIGMFGIFSIGTGLVIITGGIDLSVGSMVALLGVLLSMALVEWHWAWPVAAGFVILVAIILGSLHGFLITRFNMQPFIVTLCGLLIYRGAARFIAHDSTKGFDGTGFETLHDLAHGKLFGVPAPFIMLLAVAVIMWLVLHRSVYGRYLMAVGGNEVAARFSGINTRWVIASSYIIAGLLTGVSSVLFAFYSMSVAPSNAGNFYELYGIAAAVLGGCSLLGGEGSIIGIVIGTALLQVLQNLVNLLGIDSSLNFAVMGAVVLLGVLTDQVVKARAARRG; this comes from the coding sequence ATGAAAAAAGAGCTGGGTATTTTTATTTTGCTGGTGGTGTTGTGCGGCGTGACGGCCGGGATGAATCCGCGATTTTTGTCGGCGGCGAATTTGTCCAACATGGCGAACATCATCGGCATGTTCGGCATTTTCAGCATCGGCACGGGCCTGGTGATCATTACCGGCGGGATTGATCTTTCAGTCGGCTCGATGGTGGCGTTGCTGGGCGTGTTGCTCTCGATGGCGTTGGTGGAATGGCATTGGGCGTGGCCGGTCGCAGCGGGGTTTGTTATTTTGGTGGCAATCATCCTCGGAAGCCTGCACGGATTTTTGATCACGCGGTTCAACATGCAGCCGTTCATCGTGACCTTGTGCGGGTTGCTCATCTATCGCGGTGCAGCACGGTTTATCGCGCATGATTCGACGAAAGGTTTTGACGGGACAGGTTTTGAAACTTTGCACGACCTTGCGCATGGAAAATTATTTGGCGTGCCCGCGCCGTTCATTATGCTGCTGGCTGTCGCGGTCATCATGTGGCTGGTGCTGCATCGTTCCGTGTATGGGCGTTATCTGATGGCGGTCGGCGGCAATGAAGTCGCGGCGCGGTTCTCGGGCATCAACACGCGCTGGGTCATCGCGAGCAGTTATATCATCGCGGGATTGCTGACGGGCGTATCGAGCGTGCTCTTCGCGTTTTATTCGATGTCCGTAGCGCCGTCGAACGCGGGAAATTTTTATGAACTTTACGGCATCGCGGCGGCGGTGCTCGGCGGGTGCAGCTTGCTCGGCGGTGAAGGCTCGATCATCGGCATCGTCATCGGCACGGCGCTGCTGCAAGTGCTACAAAACCTGGTGAACCTGCTGGGCATTGATAGCTCGCTCAACTTCGCGGTGATGGGTGCGGTGGTGTTGCTCGGCGTATTGACGGATCAGGTGGTCAAGGCGCGGGCCGCGCGGCGGGGGTAG
- a CDS encoding DUF1361 domain-containing protein has protein sequence MNDRRSLSSPIPAVPLMALLLVSFAGAALTACRIRWSHDWDYLYLPWNLFLAWLPLLFASVAHRHHQRGGWRSWKFFSFASLWLLFFPNAPYIFTDLIHVRSRFGGAFWADLCLVLLFAFTGFLVGFISLYLMQSIVAERLGRAASWLFIVATAAASGFGIYLGRVLRWNSWDVVVHPIGLCYSIGRLAAHPRANPAFVLFPALFATFVLLGYLMLYALTHLPVLRSQKIEP, from the coding sequence ATGAATGATCGGAGGTCACTTTCATCACCCATCCCGGCGGTGCCATTGATGGCGCTGCTGCTAGTTTCCTTTGCCGGCGCGGCGCTCACCGCGTGCCGGATCCGTTGGTCTCATGATTGGGATTATTTGTATCTGCCTTGGAATTTGTTCCTCGCCTGGCTGCCGTTATTGTTCGCGAGCGTCGCACACCGGCATCATCAGCGCGGCGGCTGGCGCTCGTGGAAATTTTTTAGTTTCGCGTCGTTGTGGCTGCTCTTTTTTCCGAATGCACCGTATATCTTCACAGATCTGATTCACGTCCGATCACGTTTTGGCGGCGCGTTCTGGGCGGACTTGTGCCTCGTGCTGTTGTTTGCGTTCACCGGATTTTTGGTCGGTTTCATTTCGCTTTATCTCATGCAATCCATCGTGGCCGAACGTCTCGGCCGCGCGGCAAGCTGGCTCTTCATCGTCGCCACGGCGGCTGCCAGCGGTTTTGGAATTTACCTGGGGCGCGTCCTCCGCTGGAACAGTTGGGATGTCGTCGTGCACCCGATTGGCCTTTGCTATTCCATCGGCCGCCTCGCCGCGCACCCGCGCGCCAATCCCGCCTTCGTTCTATTCCCCGCGCTTTTTGCCACCTTCGTGCTGCTCGGCTATCTGATGCTCTACGCGCTGACGCATTTGCCGGTGTTGCGTTCGCAAAAAATCGAGCCGTAA
- a CDS encoding HEAT repeat domain-containing protein, whose translation MLWWKLHRLKSKDAKTRRRTIEEMVASEDSSVVEPILEALQDEEPEVRIAAAKGLGTLSDERAVKPLIASLRDRNPEVRAAAITSLRQLGDPRAINGIVSTLEDGDHSVRWQAAGALNTLGWRPGNNTEIMLRSVAMGQHENAATAGPAAVEILAKALQDPTSPRRHAAASALGKTGDPRAVKHLEIALRDEDSHVRVAAVEALSQLGNLQSGSALLTLLRDRNHLVRSAAVEALGRMGDARVVEAIADGLLHDESWDVRKLSVETLGRIRDERATQLLWKALKDADHDVRQTAAHSLGQIPDSRSIGPLVLALKDENSAVRQAAKGALRQIDRQWEISPGAQSVMAELEAAVNDKEYWVAQSAADTLAKINDVRQKLLDADAVIDPMKQRLAQGAAILADTLNDFDRDLRQASAEALGRLNDFAAIPPLVAALEDSDMWVGRAAAFALNHLNWVPAPEDVQRIERLKSLMLRH comes from the coding sequence ATGTTGTGGTGGAAATTACATCGGCTGAAGTCCAAGGACGCGAAAACACGCCGGCGCACCATTGAAGAAATGGTCGCAAGCGAGGATTCTTCAGTCGTTGAACCCATTCTCGAAGCGTTGCAGGATGAGGAGCCGGAGGTGCGCATCGCCGCCGCGAAGGGTCTCGGAACTCTCTCCGACGAACGCGCGGTCAAGCCGCTCATCGCTTCTTTGCGCGATCGCAATCCCGAGGTTCGCGCGGCGGCCATCACGTCGCTTCGGCAACTCGGCGATCCACGCGCGATCAACGGCATCGTTTCCACGTTGGAAGATGGCGACCACAGTGTGCGCTGGCAGGCGGCGGGCGCGTTGAACACTTTGGGTTGGCGTCCCGGCAATAACACCGAAATCATGTTGCGCTCGGTGGCGATGGGCCAGCATGAGAATGCGGCCACCGCCGGTCCGGCTGCGGTGGAAATTTTGGCGAAGGCTTTGCAGGACCCGACCTCTCCGCGACGCCACGCCGCGGCCTCCGCTCTCGGCAAGACCGGCGATCCGCGCGCGGTGAAGCATTTGGAAATTGCCTTGCGTGACGAAGACAGTCATGTGCGCGTGGCGGCGGTCGAGGCACTTTCGCAACTGGGCAATCTTCAATCCGGTTCGGCGCTGCTCACGCTGCTGCGCGACCGCAATCATCTCGTGCGTTCGGCGGCCGTCGAAGCGCTTGGCCGCATGGGCGATGCGCGCGTCGTCGAAGCCATCGCCGACGGTTTGTTGCACGACGAATCGTGGGACGTCCGTAAACTTTCCGTTGAAACGCTGGGCCGAATTCGCGACGAGCGCGCCACACAGTTGTTATGGAAAGCGCTCAAGGATGCCGACCATGACGTGCGGCAAACAGCGGCGCATTCGCTGGGGCAAATTCCCGATTCGCGCAGCATCGGGCCGCTCGTGCTCGCATTGAAGGATGAAAACAGCGCCGTGCGGCAGGCGGCGAAGGGCGCGCTGCGGCAGATTGACCGGCAATGGGAAATTTCCCCAGGCGCGCAAAGCGTGATGGCTGAACTCGAGGCCGCCGTCAACGACAAGGAATATTGGGTGGCGCAATCCGCCGCCGACACGCTCGCGAAAATCAACGACGTGCGCCAGAAATTGCTGGATGCCGACGCCGTGATTGACCCGATGAAACAACGGCTCGCCCAGGGCGCGGCGATTCTTGCGGACACGTTGAATGATTTTGATCGCGATCTTCGCCAGGCGTCGGCGGAGGCGCTGGGACGGCTCAATGATTTTGCCGCCATCCCGCCGCTGGTGGCCGCGCTGGAAGATTCCGACATGTGGGTCGGTCGCGCAGCGGCGTTTGCGCTGAATCATTTGAACTGGGTTCCCGCGCCTGAAGATGTGCAACGCATCGAACGATTAAAATCCCTCATGCTTCGCCACTGA
- a CDS encoding transcriptional regulator yields MNLEPFLNLDRIIHEQGRLGIMSLLAASPELSFTELRDTLSMTDGNLTTHIRTLQEAGYISVAKSYQNKRPLTTCSLTSEGHKAFTAYINLLEKIVKQNKPSK; encoded by the coding sequence GTGAATCTCGAACCGTTTCTCAATCTTGATCGGATCATCCACGAGCAAGGCCGCCTCGGCATCATGTCGCTGCTTGCCGCGTCACCGGAACTGTCCTTCACCGAGTTGCGTGACACGCTCTCCATGACCGACGGCAACCTCACCACGCACATCCGCACCTTGCAGGAAGCCGGTTATATCTCCGTGGCAAAGTCGTATCAAAATAAGCGCCCGCTCACCACCTGCTCGCTCACTTCCGAAGGCCACAAAGCCTTCACCGCCTACATCAATCTCCTCGAAAAAATCGTCAAGCAAAACAAGCCCTCGAAATGA
- a CDS encoding response regulator — MSLSPANVKKVLFVDDNLQFLEMIERLMGNWSQGEWQIFLAQNAGKALIILQEQAIDLAVIDVQMPVVDGIQFLALINRKYPAVQKVTLSAYADDASRAACLAHGAELFLEKPRDPSDLEIIFATLRELARHKPTISGFRGVLRQVSLQDVIQMECLNRNSSILQVNAGQWQGEIFIKDGSIIHAHAGDRNGEAGLNKILGLKGGEFNLRPFTEPPIQTIDGSWEFLLMEAARARDEESENEIPEAPPSVADLPPAPAIMPKPAPPLRPPVNVVAPAKPIVPSAPVVSLPAPAENRPARIDEMVVCSARGEVLYEWQCANAGDRVSFLEFLSRKSLQLGEGLGLGVFDRLEIEGDSSRVVAQLKKDRGVFVRATKTAPRSIE, encoded by the coding sequence ATGTCCCTCTCACCCGCCAACGTAAAAAAAGTTTTGTTCGTGGACGACAATCTCCAGTTCCTGGAGATGATCGAGCGGCTCATGGGCAACTGGAGCCAGGGCGAATGGCAAATTTTTCTCGCGCAAAATGCCGGCAAGGCGCTGATCATTTTACAGGAGCAGGCGATTGACCTGGCCGTGATTGATGTGCAAATGCCCGTGGTGGACGGCATTCAATTTCTCGCGCTCATCAATCGCAAATATCCCGCGGTGCAGAAAGTCACCTTGAGCGCGTACGCCGATGATGCCTCGCGCGCTGCTTGCCTGGCCCATGGCGCGGAATTGTTTCTGGAAAAACCGCGCGATCCGTCCGACTTGGAAATTATTTTCGCGACGTTGCGCGAACTGGCGCGGCACAAGCCGACCATCAGTGGTTTTCGCGGCGTGTTGCGGCAAGTCAGCTTGCAGGACGTGATCCAGATGGAATGTTTGAATCGCAATTCCTCCATCTTGCAGGTCAACGCCGGGCAATGGCAGGGCGAAATTTTCATCAAGGACGGCTCGATCATCCACGCGCACGCGGGCGACCGGAATGGCGAAGCGGGCTTGAACAAAATCCTTGGGCTCAAGGGCGGCGAGTTCAATCTGCGTCCCTTCACCGAGCCGCCGATCCAGACGATTGATGGCTCATGGGAATTTCTTTTGATGGAAGCTGCCCGCGCGCGCGACGAGGAAAGCGAAAACGAAATTCCCGAGGCGCCGCCGAGCGTGGCCGACCTTCCGCCCGCGCCGGCCATCATGCCCAAGCCCGCGCCGCCGCTGCGTCCGCCGGTCAACGTCGTTGCACCCGCGAAACCGATTGTGCCGTCCGCGCCCGTGGTTTCATTGCCCGCGCCGGCGGAGAATCGTCCCGCCCGCATTGACGAGATGGTGGTTTGTTCGGCCCGCGGCGAAGTGCTTTACGAATGGCAATGCGCGAATGCCGGCGACCGCGTGAGTTTTCTCGAATTTCTTTCGCGTAAATCGCTGCAACTCGGAGAGGGCCTGGGCCTCGGCGTATTCGACCGGCTCGAAATCGAAGGCGATAGCTCGCGCGTCGTAGCGCAACTTAAAAAAGATCGCGGCGTCTTCGTGCGTGCCACGAAAACCGCGCCGCGCAGCATCGAATAA
- a CDS encoding GNAT family N-acetyltransferase, with amino-acid sequence MASGNSMCLRVARAEDVPALEELIPISVRALQAAYYSKEQMDAAIGPIFGVDQQLIADGTYFIVEDAGEVIGCGGWSKRKSLCGSGPAGESTATELSSVHDAARVRAFFVHPNWARRGVGSLIMKACESAIRAAGFRRVEILATLAGEPLYASFGYVVADRYELKLSNGLALPVVSMAKKF; translated from the coding sequence GTGGCTAGCGGAAATTCCATGTGCTTGCGAGTGGCGCGGGCGGAAGACGTGCCCGCGCTGGAAGAATTGATTCCGATTTCCGTGCGGGCATTGCAAGCGGCGTATTATTCAAAGGAGCAGATGGACGCGGCCATCGGGCCGATCTTCGGCGTGGATCAGCAACTCATCGCGGACGGAACTTATTTTATCGTCGAGGACGCGGGGGAAGTCATCGGTTGCGGTGGTTGGAGCAAGCGCAAATCTCTTTGCGGAAGCGGACCCGCTGGTGAAAGTACGGCGACGGAATTGAGTTCCGTTCACGACGCGGCGCGGGTACGCGCGTTTTTTGTGCACCCAAATTGGGCGCGACGCGGCGTGGGAAGCTTGATTATGAAAGCGTGTGAAAGCGCAATCAGGGCGGCGGGTTTTCGGCGGGTGGAAATTTTAGCGACGCTGGCGGGCGAGCCATTGTATGCGTCGTTCGGTTACGTCGTGGCGGACCGGTATGAGCTTAAATTATCCAATGGGCTTGCCCTGCCGGTCGTAAGCATGGCGAAGAAATTTTAA
- a CDS encoding urease accessory UreF family protein encodes MSHQTQIAPATAELLGDLAPLIEQLGSTDGLASLTDALASLSQLHAAADLQSFLQNYHAKILRPLELPAIQRAFNHAARNELRELIAYDRQIAGESLLQNFSHASRRAGQNQLLRLRPLRDHRLVQRYLAAVEQGEANGWHTLVYGLTLSVFSLPLRQGLCAYANQITRGFIDSAARTLALSQTESNQILNGFSATIPATIESLFADSLLA; translated from the coding sequence ATGTCGCATCAAACTCAAATCGCGCCGGCAACGGCGGAATTACTCGGTGACCTCGCGCCGCTGATCGAGCAGCTTGGCTCGACGGATGGCCTGGCTTCGCTCACGGACGCGCTCGCCTCACTTTCTCAACTCCACGCCGCGGCGGACCTGCAATCCTTCCTGCAAAATTATCATGCGAAAATTTTGCGGCCGCTCGAACTTCCCGCGATTCAACGCGCCTTTAACCACGCCGCGCGCAACGAACTCCGCGAACTGATCGCCTACGACCGCCAGATCGCCGGCGAATCGCTCCTCCAAAATTTCTCGCACGCGAGTCGGCGCGCCGGGCAAAATCAGTTGCTGCGGCTTCGTCCGTTGCGTGACCATCGCCTCGTGCAGCGTTACCTCGCCGCCGTCGAGCAAGGCGAAGCCAATGGCTGGCACACACTCGTCTATGGTTTGACGCTTTCCGTTTTTTCCCTGCCGTTGCGCCAGGGACTCTGCGCTTACGCCAATCAAATCACCCGCGGCTTCATTGATTCCGCCGCGCGCACGCTCGCACTTTCACAAACGGAATCGAATCAAATTCTCAACGGTTTTTCCGCCACCATTCCCGCGACTATTGAATCCTTATTCGCGGACTCCCTCCTCGCTTAA
- a CDS encoding sugar-binding protein, giving the protein MKTKSLKFAFASLCLAVLLPGCGQKNDQASVPSSSAAPAAGKKLKLAFVSNSAAEFWTIARSGCNDAAAELGNVEVDFRIPSAATAAEQQQILDDLLARGEDGIALSPVDPKNQTELLNKVASQALLVTADSDAPDSKRVCYIGTDNTAAGTEAGKLIKEALPQGGKIMLFVGTLDAQNAKDRSQGIRDALAGSGITIIDVRTDDADTVRAQKNAEDTLVKYPDVACLVGLWSYNGPAILNAVKGAGKSGQVKIVCFDSDAQTLAGVAAGDIYGTVVQQPYEFGKQAITRMAKSLRGDKDAFPAGGKLIIPTISIKKDNVADFQAKMQKLLGK; this is encoded by the coding sequence ATGAAAACAAAATCTCTCAAGTTCGCATTTGCATCGCTGTGCCTCGCCGTGTTGCTGCCGGGGTGCGGGCAAAAGAATGATCAGGCCTCGGTGCCGTCCAGCAGCGCTGCTCCGGCGGCGGGGAAAAAATTGAAGCTCGCCTTTGTATCGAACAGTGCCGCGGAGTTCTGGACGATTGCCCGAAGCGGTTGCAACGATGCGGCGGCTGAATTGGGAAATGTGGAGGTGGATTTTCGCATTCCTTCCGCGGCGACGGCGGCGGAGCAACAGCAGATCCTGGACGATTTGCTGGCGCGCGGTGAAGATGGAATTGCGTTGAGCCCGGTGGACCCGAAAAACCAGACCGAGTTGCTGAACAAGGTGGCGAGCCAGGCGTTGCTCGTGACGGCGGACAGCGACGCGCCCGACAGCAAGCGCGTGTGCTACATCGGCACGGACAACACCGCCGCCGGCACGGAAGCGGGCAAGTTGATCAAAGAAGCATTGCCGCAGGGTGGAAAAATAATGTTGTTCGTCGGCACGCTCGACGCCCAAAACGCGAAGGACCGTTCGCAGGGAATTCGCGATGCGCTGGCCGGTTCGGGTATCACGATTATTGATGTGCGCACCGACGATGCCGATACCGTGCGCGCGCAAAAGAATGCCGAGGACACGCTGGTGAAATATCCCGACGTGGCCTGCCTGGTGGGATTGTGGAGTTACAATGGCCCGGCGATTTTGAACGCGGTCAAAGGCGCGGGAAAAAGCGGCCAGGTAAAAATCGTGTGCTTCGATTCGGACGCGCAAACGCTCGCGGGCGTCGCGGCGGGAGATATATATGGAACCGTCGTGCAACAGCCGTACGAATTCGGCAAGCAAGCCATTACGCGCATGGCGAAAAGTCTGCGCGGAGATAAAGACGCCTTCCCGGCGGGTGGAAAATTAATCATCCCCACGATCAGCATCAAGAAAGACAATGTCGCCGACTTTCAGGCGAAGATGCAGAAGCTGTTGGGGAAGTGA
- a CDS encoding AMP-binding protein, with product MAGGLHPARAEIRAGQLEELRSLVAELFPGNSFYAKKLNAVGVTFDVASLEDFSQRFPFTTKSELVEDQLAHPPYGTGLTYPLSHYTRFHQTSGTMGTPLRWLDTADSWEWMLESWGEVFRAAGVTASDRIYFAFTFGPFIGFWMAFEAGSRLGALCLPGGGLSSAARLRMIVDNQATVLCCTPTYAIRLAEVAAEEKIDLSRSKVKTIIVAGEPGGSLPSVRGRMEKLWNGARVFDHHGMTEVGPVTFECPQRPGVLHVIEKAYYAEIIEPGTGKAAAPGTAGELVLTTLGRTGSPLLRYRTGDLVKADAQPCVCGRNDLALVGGILGRTDDMVVVRGVNVYPSAMEEIIRATDGVLEYRVHVSTVQALTELSLEIEPRLDCADTADLKQRLEKYFQTNLALRIPVRTVASGSLPRFEMKARRWVRD from the coding sequence GTGGCCGGCGGTCTTCATCCCGCGCGTGCGGAAATCCGGGCCGGCCAGCTTGAGGAACTTCGCTCGCTCGTGGCGGAATTATTTCCGGGCAATTCCTTTTACGCGAAAAAATTAAATGCGGTGGGCGTGACCTTCGACGTCGCATCGCTGGAAGATTTTTCCCAGCGCTTTCCCTTCACCACCAAGTCCGAACTCGTCGAAGATCAACTCGCCCATCCGCCGTATGGCACGGGGTTGACTTATCCGCTGAGCCATTACACACGATTTCACCAGACGAGCGGCACGATGGGCACGCCGTTGCGCTGGCTGGACACGGCGGATAGCTGGGAGTGGATGCTTGAGAGTTGGGGAGAAGTTTTTCGCGCGGCGGGAGTGACGGCGAGCGACCGGATTTATTTTGCGTTCACGTTCGGGCCGTTCATTGGGTTTTGGATGGCGTTCGAGGCGGGCTCGCGGCTGGGGGCGTTATGTTTGCCGGGCGGGGGATTGAGCAGTGCGGCGCGGCTGCGAATGATCGTGGACAATCAGGCGACGGTTTTGTGCTGCACGCCGACTTATGCGATCCGCCTGGCGGAAGTCGCGGCGGAAGAAAAAATTGACCTGAGCCGCAGCAAAGTCAAAACGATCATCGTCGCGGGCGAGCCGGGCGGAAGCCTGCCTTCGGTGCGGGGACGAATGGAAAAATTGTGGAACGGCGCGCGGGTGTTCGATCATCACGGGATGACGGAGGTTGGGCCGGTGACGTTTGAATGCCCGCAGCGACCGGGAGTTTTGCACGTCATCGAGAAAGCGTATTACGCGGAGATCATCGAGCCGGGCACGGGAAAAGCGGCGGCGCCGGGCACGGCGGGGGAATTGGTTTTGACGACGTTGGGACGGACGGGCTCGCCGCTGCTGCGGTATCGAACGGGCGATTTGGTAAAGGCGGATGCGCAGCCTTGTGTATGCGGACGAAATGATCTGGCGTTGGTCGGCGGGATTTTGGGCCGCACGGATGACATGGTGGTGGTGCGGGGGGTGAATGTGTATCCGAGCGCGATGGAGGAGATCATTCGCGCGACGGATGGCGTGCTGGAATATCGCGTGCATGTGAGCACGGTGCAGGCATTGACGGAATTAAGTTTGGAAATCGAGCCGCGGCTGGATTGCGCGGACACGGCGGATTTGAAGCAGCGATTGGAAAAATATTTTCAGACCAATCTTGCGTTGCGGATTCCGGTGAGGACGGTGGCGAGCGGGTCATTGCCGCGATTTGAAATGAAGGCGCGGCGGTGGGTGCGGGACTGA
- a CDS encoding ferritin-like domain-containing protein has product MKKWLKYFEHNREHRLDIPWERGVNVEPAARAPLIHSLQRFQVGESGEGRHLRKQAATTNDPVYIASIDLFIKEEQEHARLMAEILRRLGARLLTHHWSDACFILLRRLFGLNQELLVLLMPEMIAKRFFRAAHDGATDAVIRAVCAQIMHDEEGHVAFHVEFLHRALAEMSILSRVLHRAIWRMLFRASCLVVMWDHRGLLRAAGVSSAKFWWDCGLIFDEVSAAIFSYAPTPVFARPAI; this is encoded by the coding sequence ATGAAAAAGTGGCTGAAATATTTTGAACACAATCGCGAGCATCGCCTCGACATTCCGTGGGAACGCGGCGTCAACGTCGAGCCCGCCGCCCGCGCGCCACTTATCCATTCGCTTCAGCGCTTTCAGGTCGGTGAATCGGGCGAAGGCCGCCACCTGCGCAAACAAGCCGCCACCACCAACGACCCCGTTTACATCGCGAGCATTGATTTATTCATCAAGGAGGAACAAGAGCACGCGCGGCTCATGGCGGAAATTCTTCGCCGCCTCGGCGCGCGTCTGCTGACGCATCATTGGAGCGACGCCTGTTTTATTTTGCTGCGCCGACTGTTCGGCTTGAACCAGGAATTGCTCGTGCTCCTCATGCCCGAGATGATCGCGAAACGATTTTTCCGCGCCGCCCATGATGGCGCGACCGACGCCGTCATCCGCGCCGTATGCGCCCAGATCATGCATGATGAAGAAGGGCACGTGGCCTTCCACGTCGAATTCCTGCACCGCGCCTTGGCTGAAATGTCCATTCTCTCGCGCGTGCTGCACCGCGCGATTTGGCGAATGCTTTTTCGCGCGTCCTGTCTCGTCGTCATGTGGGACCATCGCGGACTCCTCCGCGCGGCGGGCGTTTCATCCGCGAAATTCTGGTGGGACTGCGGCTTGATCTTCGACGAAGTTTCCGCCGCTATTTTCAGCTATGCGCCAACGCCCGTGTTCGCCCGCCCCGCGATCTAA